The stretch of DNA tctttcacATAAATGATCACCATGGCAGGGATTAAGGCTGTTCCAACGCATAGCATGTTGGCGGGGGCTGTGCTTTTGTTGGTTGCCGTTCTCGAAGGCAGTACAGTGCTGGGGAGCAAGGCAGACGGTGCCGCTCCCGCTACAAACACATGCACGAGCAGTgccggcggaggcggcaTATCCGTGTCAGTGGACGCCGAAACCAAGTCGGTTTCATTTGTCTGCGCCACAGAGGTGAGCAAGGTCCAGCCGGGGTCAACAGAAAGTGAAAACGTCACCCAGTGTTACATGAACAGTGACCCCAGCGTAGTGAAGAGATTGGAGGATCTTTTCGGCATAGGCTCGCAAGCTATTGTCACACCTACAGGGGATCCCAAGGCCGGATCGAAAGTCGCGCTGACGCTGGGAAAGCTCCCTCAGCGAACGACGGCCATCTACTTCGAATGCAAAGCGGCAACGGATGCTCCCGTTGGATCGAATCCAGGAGTGGGAGGCGTCGGTGGGGTTCGAGCCCAGGCCGGTGCAAAAGAACCCGAAGCAAAATGCCTCGTCACAGTGACAGTTCCCGCTGATCCAGCTGCCCACAGTAAGCATGAGATGCATTTCACCTGAGTCTTTGGCTGTTTGTGGAAGGCTTGTGGTCGTCCACGAACACCAGCATCACCGACACTTGACCTGCTGCATTCAATGAAGTGGCTAACACGTTTGGCATGGAAACAGCACGGTGTGTGTCGGGACTGCTGATATGATGTGGTCAAAATATGTCAGAGAATACAGATTACAGATTGTCTGTTTTGTCTGTTCTAGTGTGAAGCATATGTGTGCAACGCAGTGTCAGCCTGGTCGTAGTAGAGGCGAAATCAAAACCGCATCGCTTGCCCCGCAACACGAAACCGAACCCTTTTCAATCACCCTCCGTTGCCCATAATGATTGTGTCCCCAGCAGAACACTT from Neospora caninum Liverpool complete genome, chromosome XI encodes:
- a CDS encoding SRS domain-containing protein; this translates as MITMAGIKAVPTHSMLAGAVLLLVAVLEGSTVLGSKADGAAPATNTCTSSAGGGGISVSVDAETKSVSFVCATEVSKVQPGSTESENVTQCYMNSDPSVVKRLEDLFGIGSQAIVTPTGDPKAGSKVALTLGKLPQRTTAIYFECKAATDAPVGSNPGVGGVGGVRAQAGAKEPEAKCLVTVTVPADPAAHTCTVDKGNLELEITSESKRVSFHCDTNVATLSPEEFSDKIFDESCEKEVTLSEKLPTAMVSQGSSGYSLIVDELPETAATFCYKCSAASAPTQKGASGQSQNANACTVKVKVAAANFASGSFSSVTTGSVPTLILGLAASLVFAAVAF